The window AACCAGAAAAAACGTACATTGCCAAAAAGCCTCTCATTGTAGGATAATTAAACTACGATGGGAGGCAATTTTTATGAAAAGAAGTTGGACAAATATAAAAGTGCTTGAACCAAAAATTCTGGCAATGAGGGCAGCAGGAAAAACGCGACGTGAAATTGCGGATGAATTAGGATTAAAGAAAATTCAGATAAAAGCCTGGATTAACCGACACAACAAAGCAACAGCCCG of the uncultured Caproiciproducens sp. genome contains:
- a CDS encoding helix-turn-helix domain-containing protein, yielding MKRSWTNIKVLEPKILAMRAAGKTRREIADELGLKKIQIKAWINRHNKATAREEAGLPPKGRGRKPAITLQEYKYENKRLKMENELLRDFLHAAGRK